One genomic segment of Candidatus Schekmanbacteria bacterium includes these proteins:
- a CDS encoding DUF2088 domain-containing protein → MKIKLISGKKRWHKDIEKLPPFLNIEFTFKTECLKDYSKKLESEVSSLSLLKKLKPCAQIAITAGSRGISHYPEILKEIGNILKEKGFSPFIVPAMGSHGGGTYRGRLEILKENGITEKRCGMKIRGGKNYTPLGKTSSGTEVFIDKEALKADAIIVVNRIKAHTDFESTHESGICKMLVVGLGGPPGAEGIHRLGIKGLKKELAPAAKKIISSGKLFAGIGIIENPKCEISEIKALEGNKIITEEKKLLEFSKKQFPPFPVNNLDLLVVKEMGKEISGTGMDTHIIGRKTIRFENDFENPKVTRIAALDLTRESKGNCAGLGLADIITSRFFRKIDFDSFYFNTLTATFIERAKIPYIADSDKEAISVGIKSAWVENPIKAKIAIIKDTLHIDKIALSKEAYLSIKERKDIKRLGNFYELQFDRKGNLINSI, encoded by the coding sequence ATGAAGATAAAATTAATATCAGGAAAAAAGAGGTGGCATAAGGACATAGAAAAACTGCCGCCTTTTTTAAATATTGAATTCACTTTCAAAACAGAATGCCTGAAAGATTATTCTAAAAAGTTAGAATCTGAAGTATCATCTCTTTCATTGTTGAAAAAACTCAAGCCTTGCGCCCAGATTGCAATCACTGCAGGAAGCAGAGGTATAAGCCATTATCCCGAAATTCTAAAAGAGATAGGCAATATACTCAAAGAAAAGGGATTCAGCCCCTTCATTGTCCCCGCAATGGGAAGCCACGGTGGAGGTACATATAGAGGCCGTCTTGAAATATTGAAGGAAAATGGGATCACTGAAAAAAGATGCGGGATGAAAATAAGAGGAGGGAAAAATTATACTCCTCTTGGTAAAACTTCATCAGGGACCGAGGTCTTCATCGACAAAGAAGCACTAAAAGCCGATGCAATTATCGTCGTAAACCGCATAAAAGCGCACACTGATTTTGAAAGCACCCACGAAAGCGGCATCTGTAAGATGCTCGTAGTAGGTTTGGGAGGACCTCCGGGCGCTGAGGGAATACACCGTCTTGGAATAAAAGGGCTGAAGAAAGAGTTGGCGCCAGCGGCAAAGAAGATAATCTCATCAGGCAAATTATTTGCGGGTATTGGAATCATTGAAAATCCAAAATGTGAAATTTCAGAAATAAAAGCTCTTGAAGGAAATAAAATCATTACCGAAGAAAAAAAACTTTTAGAATTTTCAAAAAAACAGTTTCCGCCATTTCCTGTCAACAATCTTGACCTTCTTGTAGTAAAAGAGATGGGTAAAGAAATAAGCGGCACAGGAATGGATACACATATTATAGGAAGAAAAACGATTCGATTTGAAAATGATTTTGAAAACCCTAAAGTCACAAGAATTGCAGCCCTCGATTTGACGCGCGAATCCAAAGGAAATTGCGCGGGCCTTGGGCTTGCCGACATAATCACTTCGAGATTCTTCAGAAAGATTGATTTTGACAGTTTCTATTTCAATACTCTCACTGCCACTTTTATAGAAAGGGCAAAGATACCTTATATTGCAGACTCCGATAAAGAAGCAATCAGCGTTGGAATCAAATCAGCATGGGTAGAAAATCCAATAAAAGCGAAGATTGCAATAATCAAGGATACACTTCATATAGACAAAATAGCCCTTTCAAAAGAAGCATATCTCAGTATAAAAGAAAGAAAAGATATTAAAAGATTGGGAAATTTTTATGAACTGCAATTCGATAGAAAAGGGAATCTTATAAATTCAATCTAA
- a CDS encoding alanine--glyoxylate aminotransferase family protein — MGKLLMGPGPSNVNPRVLEAMSKPLVGHLDPDFLKIMDSTMELLRQIFKTKNRLTFPVSGTGSAGMESIIVNLIEPEDKVIVGLNGVFGTRVADLLGRIGAEVIGIKKKWGEPILPDEISDAFDSAGDKVKALVLVHAETSTGVLQPLEEAGRIARENDALFIVDTVTSLGGVDVRIDEWLIDASYSGTQKNLSVPPGLSPVTVNERALEVLRNRKTKVPSWYFDFTMIEKYWGSERVYHHTAPVSMICGLNEGLKIILEEGLENRFKRHRQNHEFLKNELSKLGIDYLVKPEYRLPNLNAVLVPEGIDEKEVRMKLLKEYSIEIGAGLGELAGKVWRIGLMGETCRKENVEKLIAALKKLL; from the coding sequence ATGGGAAAATTATTGATGGGACCGGGACCTTCAAATGTAAATCCACGGGTGCTTGAAGCAATGTCAAAACCTCTTGTAGGCCATTTAGACCCGGATTTCTTGAAAATTATGGACTCCACGATGGAACTGCTTCGCCAAATCTTCAAAACAAAGAATCGCCTTACATTCCCAGTTTCAGGAACCGGAAGCGCCGGAATGGAATCGATTATTGTCAATTTAATCGAGCCGGAAGATAAAGTCATAGTTGGGTTGAATGGCGTTTTCGGTACAAGAGTGGCAGATTTGCTGGGACGAATTGGAGCAGAAGTGATAGGAATAAAAAAGAAATGGGGCGAACCCATATTGCCGGACGAAATTAGTGATGCCTTCGATAGTGCAGGAGACAAAGTAAAAGCACTTGTCCTTGTTCATGCAGAAACTTCAACAGGAGTGCTTCAACCTCTTGAAGAAGCAGGCAGGATTGCTCGCGAAAATGATGCTCTCTTTATTGTCGATACTGTCACCTCCCTTGGCGGAGTCGACGTCAGAATAGATGAATGGCTAATCGATGCATCATACAGCGGGACGCAGAAAAACTTAAGTGTCCCGCCGGGGCTTTCTCCAGTAACGGTAAATGAAAGAGCTCTTGAAGTACTGCGGAATAGGAAGACAAAAGTGCCTTCATGGTATTTCGACTTCACGATGATTGAAAAATATTGGGGAAGCGAAAGAGTCTATCACCACACTGCGCCTGTAAGTATGATATGCGGGTTAAATGAAGGGCTGAAAATTATTCTTGAAGAGGGACTGGAAAATCGTTTTAAAAGGCATAGGCAAAATCATGAATTTCTAAAAAATGAGCTTTCAAAACTTGGGATAGATTATCTCGTTAAACCTGAATACCGCCTTCCCAACCTAAATGCAGTCCTTGTGCCTGAAGGCATCGATGAAAAAGAGGTGCGGATGAAACTGCTTAAAGAATATAGCATTGAAATAGGCGCAGGGCTTGGAGAATTGGCTGGAAAGGTCTGGAGAATAGGATTAATGGGGGAAACCTGCAGAAAAGAAAATGTAGAAAAACTTATAGCGGCACTGAAAAAATTGCTATAA